The sequence CCAATCGGGTAGAACTGCTCGATCTGTTCATGCAGAGCGATCACGCGCTGGCGCACGGTGATATTGAGTCGCGCCTGGGGCCCGACCATGACCGGGTGACGATCTATCGCACGCTCCGGACTTTTCTGGATAAAGGCATCGTGCATCGGGTGCTCGACGATGCGGGCGATCCCAAATACGCGCTCTGCCGGCATAGTTGCGGCAAAGACGATCATCACCACGATCATGTTCACTTCAAGTGCCATCAGTGCGGCCAGACTACCTGCCTCGATGAGGTGCGGATTCCAACCATTGCGCTGCCCAATGGATATCAACGTCAGGAAACAAACCTGCTGATTCAGGGGGTTTGCCCCGATTGCGAGAAATAGTATTCTCC comes from Fibrella aestuarina BUZ 2 and encodes:
- a CDS encoding Fur family transcriptional regulator, giving the protein MTAAQTLKEHDLRHTTNRVELLDLFMQSDHALAHGDIESRLGPDHDRVTIYRTLRTFLDKGIVHRVLDDAGDPKYALCRHSCGKDDHHHDHVHFKCHQCGQTTCLDEVRIPTIALPNGYQRQETNLLIQGVCPDCEK